From the Notolabrus celidotus isolate fNotCel1 chromosome 12, fNotCel1.pri, whole genome shotgun sequence genome, one window contains:
- the herpud2 gene encoding homocysteine-responsive endoplasmic reticulum-resident ubiquitin-like domain member 2 protein isoform X1 — translation MDSGVLDSPVTLIIKAPNQKYEDQTINCFLNWTVERLKSHISKVYPSKPLSKDQRLVYSGRLLQDHLQLSDVLRKQDEYHMMHLVCASHSPPASPMPRSPSMAGSSASDSSRSDGAGSSSPASTPNQDSQSASSSSSSASSSSSVPGSYDGLRYRGGFPQYNPHGPSAVPQWPEGAQVPLQGGLPANMPPHPMYMPMQMLWWQQMYARHYYMQYQAAVAASQPPTTSPPPSPAPSSPLQPAQPNEAVQPPLGPNPDPNPLPENQPANPNIQMNAQGGAVLNDDELNRDWLDWLYTVSRAGVLLSIVYFYSSFSRFVMVVGAMLLVYLHQAGWFPFRLEQQNLRGGDRAEAPQEEAERHQDMQEMERLMDEGLEDDDSGEEGGGGQADDQAAAAAIPEPSFLTTAWSFISTFFTSLIPEGRPQAAN, via the exons ATGGACTCTGGGGTCCTTGATAGTCCTGTTACCTTGATCATTAAGGCCCCCAACCAGAAGTATGAAGACCAGACCATCAACTGCTTCCTGAACTGGACGGTGGAGAGGCTGAAGAGCCACATCTCTAAGGTGTACCCCAGCAAACCG CTGTCCAAAGACCAGCGGCTGGTGTACTCAGGGAGGCTCCTTCAGGATCACCTGCAGCTCAGCGATGTGCTCAGGAAG CAGGATGAATACCACATGATGCATCTAGTTTGTGCCTCTCACAGCCCTCCTGCCTCGCCCATGCCTCGGAGCCCCTCCATGGCCGGCTCCTCTGCCTCTGACTCCAGC AGGTCAGACGGCGCTGGCTCCTCCTCGCCTGCCAGCACACCAAATCAAGACAGTCAGTcggcctcttcctcctcctcttccgcctcctcctcctcttctgtcccAGGAAGTTATGATGGTCTGAGGTATCGTGGTGGCTTCCCTCAGTACAACCCCCACGGCCCCTCTGCTGTCCCTCAGTG GCCCGAAGGAGCCCAGGTCCCTCTACAAGGTGGTCTCCCTGCCAACATGCCCCCCCACCCCATGTACATGCCCATGCAGATGCTGTGGTGGCAGCAGATGTACGCGCGCCACTACTACATGCAATA TCAAGCAGCAGTAGCTGCTTCTCAGCCTCCCaccacctcccctcctccctctcccgcCCCGTCCTCACCCCTTCAACCCGCCCAGCCCAACGAAGCGGTGCAGCCCCCTCTAGGACCGAACCCGGACCCCAACCCTCTACCAGAAAACCAGCCGGCCAACCCCAACATCCAGATGAACGCGCAGGGCGGGGCGGTGTTGAACGATGACGAGCTGAACCGTGATTGGCTGGATTGGTTGTACACGGTCTCTCGGGCCGGCGTGCTGCTCAGCATCGTTTACTTCTACTCGTCCTTTAGTCGCTTTGTCATGGTGGTCGGCGCCATGCTGCTCGTCTACCT GCATCAGGCTGGTTGGTTCCCCTTTAGGTTGGAGCAGCAGAACCTCCGAGGAGGAGACCGAGCCGAAGCCCCtcaggaggaagcagagagacaccaggacatgcaggaaatg GAACGTCTGATGGATGAGGGTCTGGAGGATGATGACagtggagaggaaggaggagggggacaaGCTGATGaccaagctgctgctgctgctatacCTGAACCAAGCTTCCTTACCACCGCGTGGTCCTTCATCAGCACCTTCTTCACCTCGCTCATCCCCGAGGGACGACCCCAAGCAGCCAACTAG
- the herpud2 gene encoding homocysteine-responsive endoplasmic reticulum-resident ubiquitin-like domain member 2 protein isoform X2 has product MDSGVLDSPVTLIIKAPNQKYEDQTINCFLNWTVERLKSHISKVYPSKPLSKDQRLVYSGRLLQDHLQLSDVLRKDEYHMMHLVCASHSPPASPMPRSPSMAGSSASDSSRSDGAGSSSPASTPNQDSQSASSSSSSASSSSSVPGSYDGLRYRGGFPQYNPHGPSAVPQWPEGAQVPLQGGLPANMPPHPMYMPMQMLWWQQMYARHYYMQYQAAVAASQPPTTSPPPSPAPSSPLQPAQPNEAVQPPLGPNPDPNPLPENQPANPNIQMNAQGGAVLNDDELNRDWLDWLYTVSRAGVLLSIVYFYSSFSRFVMVVGAMLLVYLHQAGWFPFRLEQQNLRGGDRAEAPQEEAERHQDMQEMERLMDEGLEDDDSGEEGGGGQADDQAAAAAIPEPSFLTTAWSFISTFFTSLIPEGRPQAAN; this is encoded by the exons ATGGACTCTGGGGTCCTTGATAGTCCTGTTACCTTGATCATTAAGGCCCCCAACCAGAAGTATGAAGACCAGACCATCAACTGCTTCCTGAACTGGACGGTGGAGAGGCTGAAGAGCCACATCTCTAAGGTGTACCCCAGCAAACCG CTGTCCAAAGACCAGCGGCTGGTGTACTCAGGGAGGCTCCTTCAGGATCACCTGCAGCTCAGCGATGTGCTCAGGAAG GATGAATACCACATGATGCATCTAGTTTGTGCCTCTCACAGCCCTCCTGCCTCGCCCATGCCTCGGAGCCCCTCCATGGCCGGCTCCTCTGCCTCTGACTCCAGC AGGTCAGACGGCGCTGGCTCCTCCTCGCCTGCCAGCACACCAAATCAAGACAGTCAGTcggcctcttcctcctcctcttccgcctcctcctcctcttctgtcccAGGAAGTTATGATGGTCTGAGGTATCGTGGTGGCTTCCCTCAGTACAACCCCCACGGCCCCTCTGCTGTCCCTCAGTG GCCCGAAGGAGCCCAGGTCCCTCTACAAGGTGGTCTCCCTGCCAACATGCCCCCCCACCCCATGTACATGCCCATGCAGATGCTGTGGTGGCAGCAGATGTACGCGCGCCACTACTACATGCAATA TCAAGCAGCAGTAGCTGCTTCTCAGCCTCCCaccacctcccctcctccctctcccgcCCCGTCCTCACCCCTTCAACCCGCCCAGCCCAACGAAGCGGTGCAGCCCCCTCTAGGACCGAACCCGGACCCCAACCCTCTACCAGAAAACCAGCCGGCCAACCCCAACATCCAGATGAACGCGCAGGGCGGGGCGGTGTTGAACGATGACGAGCTGAACCGTGATTGGCTGGATTGGTTGTACACGGTCTCTCGGGCCGGCGTGCTGCTCAGCATCGTTTACTTCTACTCGTCCTTTAGTCGCTTTGTCATGGTGGTCGGCGCCATGCTGCTCGTCTACCT GCATCAGGCTGGTTGGTTCCCCTTTAGGTTGGAGCAGCAGAACCTCCGAGGAGGAGACCGAGCCGAAGCCCCtcaggaggaagcagagagacaccaggacatgcaggaaatg GAACGTCTGATGGATGAGGGTCTGGAGGATGATGACagtggagaggaaggaggagggggacaaGCTGATGaccaagctgctgctgctgctatacCTGAACCAAGCTTCCTTACCACCGCGTGGTCCTTCATCAGCACCTTCTTCACCTCGCTCATCCCCGAGGGACGACCCCAAGCAGCCAACTAG
- the pkdc gene encoding uncharacterized protein pkdc, which translates to MKQEYQDLILQTCGASSLRVGESIQTLWSGYGEIVRVHLEGCDRPSVVVKHVKFPEEADHPRGWSTDRSHARKVRSYQVETHWYQNYSANQSCRIPACLAACSHGDEMLIVLEDLDVAGYDKRRTSVKDKEIKACLSWLAHFHALFLSVAPEGLWPVGTYWHLETRPDELEVMDDAALKAAAGDIDRILNECSFKTIVHGDAKLANFCFSPSGRDVAAVDFQYVGGGCGMKDVVYFLGSCMEEKECEKRVPGLLEYYFAELKQTVKKDVDFAALEKEWREMFAFAWTDFHRFLLGWMPGHWKINRYSKQLTKEVLHKLKLGSNTSGN; encoded by the exons ATGAAACAGGAGTACCAGGACCTCAtcctgcagacgtgtggagccTCATCCCTGCGTGTGGGTGAAAGCATCCAGACTCTGTGGAGCGGTTATGGGGAGATCGTGCGTGTTCACCTGGAGGGCTGCGATCGGCCCTCTGTGGTCGTCAAACACGTCAAGTTTCCGGAGGAGGCCGATCATCCTCGAGGCTGGAGCACGGATCGCTCTCACGCACGCAAAGTGAGATCCTACCAGGTGGAGACACACTGGTACCAGAACTACTCTGCCAATCAGAGCTGTCGGATCCCGGCCTGTCTGGCTGCCTGTTCACATGGAGACGAGATGCTGATCGTGCTTGAAGATCTGGATGTGGCTGGATATGATAAGAGGAG gACCAGTGTGAAGGACAAAGAGATAAAGGCTTGTCTCAGCTGGCTCGCCCACTTCCACGCTCTCTTCCTCAGTGTGGCCCCAGAGGGTCTTTGGCCTGTCGGTACCTACTGGCATCTGGAGACGAGGCCGGACGAGTTAGAGGTCATGGACGACGCTGCGCTGAAAGCAGCAGCCGGAGACATTGACAGGATACTCAACGAATGTAGCTTTAAAACCATCGTTCACGGAGATGCTAAATTAGCCAACTTCTGTTTTTCCCCGAGTGGACGTGACGTAGCAGCCGTGGACTTTCAGTATGTGGGCGGAGGCTGTGGGATGAAAGACGTTGTGTATTTTCTAGGAAGCTGCATGGAGGAGAAGGAGTGTGAAAAGAGGGTGCCAGGCCTGCTGGAGTACTATTTTGCAGAATTAAAGCAAACTGTGAAAAAAGATGTGGACTTTGCTGCTCTGGAGAAAGAGTGGAGGGAGATGTTTGCATTCGCCTGGACAGATTTTCATCGTTTCCTGCTTGGATGGATGCCTGGACACTGGAAGATCAACCGCTACAGCAAACAGCTGACCAAAGAGGTTCTGCACAAACTGAAACTTGGATCAAATACCTCAGGGAACTGA